CAGCGGGAACATATTGACGATTGGCTTGCCACGTGAAGTACGGCTACCTTGCGGAACTTCCCATACCTTGAGCCAATACATACGCCCACGATCAGAGAAGCAAAGGATTGTGTCATGCGTATTTGCCACGAAGAGTGTTTCAATCCAATCTTCGTTCTTAGTAGCAGCAGCTTGCTTACCGCGTCCACCACGTTTTTGCGCACGGTACTCGCTTAGCGGCTGACTCTTCATATAACCAGTATTTGAAAGTGTCACTACTAAATCTTGCGGCGTAATCAAATCTTCAGTGAAGAGTTCAGTTGCATTCATTTCAATAAATGAACGACGACCTGTATCACCACCAGCAATACCAAATTCAGATTGAACTTCTTTTAATTCGGTTTCGATCACTTGAGTTACGCGCTCTGGCTTCGCCAACAAATCGAGTAAGTCAGAAATCTCTGCCATGACTTCTTTGTATTCGTTAACAATCTTGTCTTGCTCAAGACCTGTCAAACGTTGCAAACGCATTTGCAAAATTTCTTGCGCTTGACTATCTGATAGGCGATACAAGCCAGTAGTTTGCATGCCGTACTCAGGCAACAATCCTTCTGGGCGATAGGCGTTACGGCCGCCTGGCGTATCTGTCTCAGCACGTGCCAACATCTCACGCACCATCGATGAATCCCAAGCCTTGCTCATTAACTCTTGCTTAGCAATCACTGGGTTTGCAGCAGCTTTAATAATCGCAATGAACTCGTCGATGTTAGCTAACGCAACAGCCAAGCCTTCTAAGACGTGACCGCGATCGCGTGCTTTGCGCAATTCAAAAATTGTGCGACGTGTAACAACTTCACGACGATGCTGCAAGAAGTACTCAAGCATTTGCTTCAAGTTCAACAAGCGTGGCTGGTTATCTACCAAGGCCACCATGTTCATACCGAAGTTATCTTGCAGCTGAGTGCTCTTGTACAAATTATTCAGAACAACTTCAGGCACCTCGCCACGCTTGAGTTCAATCACAACGCGCATACCGGATTTATCTGACTCATCACGCAAGTCAGAAATGCCTTCAACTTTTTTCTCATTCACTAACTCGGCAATACGTTCGAGCAAGTTCTTTTTGTTCACTTGATATGGCAACTCATCAACGATGATGGCTTGACGTGCGCCCTTGTCCAAATCTTCAAAGTGAGTCTTCGCGCGCATCACTACACGGCCACGACCAGTGCGATAGCCCTCACGGACACCCTGAACGCCATAAATGATGCCGGCGGTTGGGAAATCAGGGGCTGGAATGATCTCAATCAGCTCGTCAATCGTGCATTCTGGGTTGTGAAGCACGTGTAAACAGGCTGTAACCACCTCATCTAGGTTGTGGGGAGGGATATTGGTCGCCATACCCACAGCAATGCCAGAACTGCCGTTTATGAGCAAATTAGGCACTTTAGCAGGCAAAATCAGGGGTTCTTTCTCGGAACCGTCGTAATTTGGCCCAAAATCGACCGTTTCCTTGTCCAAATCGGCCAAAAGCTCATGGGCGATCTTGCGTAGGCGGATTTCGGTGTATCGCATCGCAGCAGCGTTATCGCCGTCTACGGAGCCAAAGTTGCCCTGCCCGTCAACCAGCATATAGCGCAGAGAGAAATCCTGGGCCATTCGAACGATGGTGTCATACACCGCAGAATCACCGTGCGGATGGTATTTACCGATTACATCGCCAACTATACGGGCAGATTTTTTGTAAGCTCGGTTCCAATCGTTGTTTAATTCATACATCGCGAATAAGACCCGGCGGTGAACCGGTTTGAGGCCATCACGCACGTCTGGCAGGGCTCTGCCGACGATGACGCTCATTGCGTAGTCCAAATAGGACCGCCGCATTTCGTCTTCGAGGGATATTGGTAGTGTTTCTTTAGCGGCTTGTTCCATCTGGAAATAATATCATTTTGATGACAGGTAGGCCCTATGCTAAGATTCTGTCAGTTTGTACGAAATTGAGATGTGTCGCTTTGCAGTTTTTTGCATCAAAGTAGGGCGAATTACATTTAAGTTTGACTTTAATTAAAAAAGAGATTTTTGAGGACTAAAAATGAACAAAACCCTAAAAGTGTTGCTGGCTTCTGTTATTACCGTTTCTGCTACTGCAGCAATGGCTTCTGATAACTGGGAAAACAACTCTGGCTTGAATTGGAAAAACGGCGACGGCACATTGTGCTGGCGTGACAACAGCTGGACACCTGCTACTGCAGCTAAAGGTTGTGACGGTGCATTGACTGGTGGCGCAGCTTCTGGCGTTAGCCAAAGCAAGATCACTTTGCAAGCTGACACACTTTATGACTTCAACAAGTCTGACTTGAAGCCAGAAGGTAAAGCTACTTTGGACAAGATCGCTGCTGACTTGAAGAAAATCAAGTTAGAAGTAATCATTGCTGTTGGTAACACTGACAGCGTTGGTACAGATGCATACAACATGGCCCTCGGTCAGCGTCGTGCTCAGTCAGTTAAGACTTACCTGACAAGCAAAGGTGTTGACGGTAGCCGTATCTACACAGAATCAAAAGGCAAGAGCAATCCAGTTGCATCAAATGCAACTGCTGAAGGCCGCGCTAAGAACCGCCGTACTGACATCGAAGTTGTTGGTACAGCAGCTAAGTAATTCACTTTACTTGTAAAAAAGCCCGCTTCTAGCGGGCTTTTTTATTTCCGCTATATTCATCATCTTCTCCATTAGCAATCTGACCGCCCCATCAATATGAACGTCGACCAATCTGAAATCGCCAAATTTAGTGCCCTCGCCCATCGCTGGTGGGATCCTAATAGCGAATTCAAACCACTGCATGCCATTAATCCTTTGCGACTGGGTTGGATTAAATCCTTTGTCAATTTGGAAGGTAAGAAGGTGGTTGATATCGGCTGTGGTGGTGGCATCTTGGCAGAATCCATTTCTCAATCAGGCGCAGAGACTACTGGCATCGATCTATCTGAAAAAGCACTCAAGGTTGCAGAATTGCACGCACTAGAAGTGGGTGCGAATCTAACTTACCGCTCTATATCCGCTGAAGCACTTGCTGATGAGCAGCCAGAACAATATGACGTAGTGACCTGTATGGAAATGCTGGAACATGTACCCGATCCAGCATCCGTAGTGCGCGCTTGCGCCAAACTTTGCAAACCAGGTGGCACTTTATTTTTTAGCACCCTCAATCGCAGTCCAAAATCATATTTATTTGCCATTATTGGCGCTGAGTACGTTCTCAAATTGCTCCCTAAGGGCACTCATGAATACGCCAAATTTATTAAGCCTTCAGAATTGGTGGCCTTTACGCGCCATGCAGGCTTAGAGATGATTGGCATAAAAGGTTTGAGTTACAACCCACTCACTCAGGTTTACAGCCTAAATGATGATGTGGACGTAAATTACATGATTGCCGTAAAGAAGTAAGCACAATGAGTAATGCATCAAGCCCTTATCAAGGCATCTTTTTTGACTTAGATGGCACATTAGCTGATACAGCACCAGATTTAGTGGCGGCCACCAACCAACTTTTGGTTGCGCGCAACCAATCTCCTAAGCCTTACGAATTTCTCCGGCCCTATGCATCTGCCGGTGCCAGAGGTTTGCTTGAGGGGGCATTTGGAATCGCTCCCGACCATGCGGATTTCATCGCCCTACGCGATGAGTTTTTCAGTAACTATGAAAAAGCTTTGCTCGTTGACAGCAAATTATTTGATGGGATTGGTCATTTACTCGATCAAATGGACGATGCAAAACTCCCTTGGGGCATCATCACCAACAAAAGTGAGCGCTTTACCAACCCCTTAACAGAGCTTATGGGATTACGTCAGCGGGCGGTTTCCACGGTTTCTGGCGACACTACGCCGTACTCAAAACCACACCCAGAACCCATATTGCATGCAGCCAGAGTTGCTAATATTGACCCCACGAAGTCAATCTACGTTGGCGACGACATTAGAGACGTTATCGCTGGCAAAGCTGCCGGCATGAAGACCGTGGCAGCCGCCTATGGATATTGCGGCTGTAAAGAGCCTCCTGAGGCCTGGGGAGCGGATTACCTGGTCGATAACCCCCGCGATTTATTAAAAATCATCTTTCCCAACAGGGAATAAACCAAAAGATATCAAGCAATTTAAGGCCTGGAGCCTTAAAATATGGGTTCCAATGCATGAACTCCGGGGTCGACATGGTTTCGACGTGGATTACAAAGCATCAAGGGCATACCGAGGACCCGTTATCTCGTAAATCAATGGGAATGTTTTAACTGCAAACGACGAACGTTTCGCACTAGCCGCTTAATTGCGGTTGCCCCTGAACTGATTCTCTCTTGGGTCAGCTAGCGCAAGCTAGATCAGGGTCATTTACAAGAGATAAGATCATTTCATGTCACGGGGAATGATTCGAAAACTTAGTGAATCGTCAGCGTGGAACGTGTCAATCCGTGCCTAGCTGATTAAATCAAACGATATGACTAAGTATGTAGAACTTGTTGTGGAGGATTTGCGGACGCGGGTTCGATTCCCGCCGACTCCACCATTAAAAGCAAACCCCTCTGATTTTTAGAGGGGTTTTGTTTTTTATTTAACGCCTAAGCGCCATAGTGAAGTAACTTCCTTAGAGCGCGCTGCATGCAATGCATCCGTTTTATCAAACACCTTGTGATGAGTTGGCTTGGTGTCTACACGCCCTAAAACTGTTAACCCAGCCTGCTCAATCCAATCAAGTAAGACCTCTCGCGTTCGCAAACCTAAATGCTCCGCTATGTCGGAAAGAATTAGCCAACCTTCACCATTAGGCAAAAGATGATCTTTTAGATTTCCTAGAAAGCCTTTTAGCATCTGGCTTTCCGGGTCATATACCGCATGCTCTAAAGATGAGCTCGGTCTTGCAGGCAACCATGGTGGATTGCAAACTATGAGCGCAGCTTTTTCCGGCGGAAATAAATGGGTTTTTCGAATCTCAATTTGAGACTGCAATCCCAAGCGCGCAATATTGTCTTGCGCACAAACGATGGCACGCTCATCTATATCGGTTGCAATAATTTTTTGAATATCTCGCAGAGCCAACACGACAGCTAACACGCCGGTTCCAACACCGATATCAATAGCAAGAGATTCTTTTTTCATGGCGCTTGGTAGAGGCGTCTTAAGCACTAGCTCAATATACTCACCACGAACAGGTGAGAACACACCGTAGTGCGGATGAATGCGAACTTCCTCATCATCCCTAGTAAGGACTTGAACGCCCTTCTTGCGCCACTCATGAGCACTAATTACACCCAACAACTCTCGTAGAGAAATCACATAAGACTCGTTTTGCTTTCCGTATGCCTCGAGACACGCTTGAGTCACGTCAGGAGCACGCCTTAATGGAATGCTATGGTCAGGATTAATCTGAATAAGTAGCATTCCCAAAATACGTGCACGCTGCGATTGTGAGAGTCGATGCAGATTGAAGACATCTAAAGCGCTCTTGATCTTATCTTTTTCAACCCGATCGGCCCTTTTGGATTTTTTGGGAGGCTTATCCACCCTTCTCGCTAGAGCTTGCAAGAGTTGACGTGCATTCTGAAAGTCGCCTTTGTATAGCATTGCCGTACCTTCGCAAGCTAGGCGATATGCAATATCTGCAGTCAGCGTGTCATCGGCTATCTGAATTTTTTTATGCGGGGCAATACCATTCTCGGAATGCCACTGAGCGGAGCACTCCTGCTCACCCTCTAACCATTGAAGTAGCTTAGCTTGGCTCACCTAGGCGATCACAAAACGATTATTTTGATAATCATCAATCGCTTGTTCGATCTCAGTACGCGTATTCATGACAAATGGGCCATATTGCACGATAGGCTCATGCAAAGGTAATGCGGCGAGAACTATAAATTGCGCGCCCAATGCGCCCGCCTTAGCCTTTAAGCGATCACCATCACCCAAAACAACAGCAGCTTGCTTTGGTACCTCACGCATGGGGCCACCAAGCTCTAAATTACCTTCATAAATATAAATGAACGCATTAAGTTCTTTGGGAATGCGGTGCTCGAATTCTGCATTTGGGGGCAGGTGCACATCTAGAAATAATGGCGCCGTAGTGATTCCCTGAATGGGTCCGGCAGTCACATTACCATCGTACTCATAAGTGCCTGCAATAACCTTTACTGATCCGCCGTTAGCCAGAGCCGCCTTAGGAATATCTTCCACTTGGATATCTTGGTATCCAGCGGGCTTCATTTTTTCTTTAGCAGGCAAGTTAATCCACAGTTGAAAACCGCGCATAGCGCCACTGACTTGTTGTGGCATCTCAGAATGAATAATGCCGCGGCCCGCGGTCATCCACTGCACGCCACCAGTCTTGAGATGGCCTTGATTGCCTAAATGATCCTCATGCAACATATGGCCTTCAAGCATATATGTCACCGTCTCAAAGCCCCGATGCGGGTGAGCTGGAAAGCCTGCTACGTAATCATTTGGATCGTTTGATGAGAACTCATCCAACATCAAAAAAGGATCTAGCCTGACTTGATTTTGACCGCCAATGCTGCGACGTAATTTAACGCCCGCACCATCAGAAGTGGCAATGCCAGGAATAATCGTTTGGATATTGCGAATCATGATTTTTTAGGCGGGAGGATGATCTTCGGGATTCACATCCAGGGCAATTAAGAAGCGCGAGACCATGTTGTAAGCAGCAATGACGGTCACCAACTCAACCGCATCCGTATTGCCTAGAGACTTTTGCAAGCGCTTCATGAGCTCAGGATCCACCTTAATATTGCGCGTCATTTGAAAGGTTAAATCGGCAGCGTCATTTTCCACTTGAGAAAAAAGATTTTTAGGAAAACTTGCCTGACCAATCAAGCGAAGACCTTCAACTTGCTCCTCAGTGCCACCCGCTTTTTTAAAGGGAGGCGCATGATGAAAGAACTCATACTCCGCCCCATTTAGAACTGCAACACCACACATTGCCAACTCGCGTAACTTAGGATCCAAAGATAAATTATTGCGAATTTCACCAATGAAATGATTCCAACCTTCTGCAATAGGAACACTATGCAAAAGCATGCGATCGAGATTGATGAATTGACCGCCACGTCTTTTACGAATAGCGGCGACCAGCTCAGCTGGCTCTGCTAAATCCATTGGCTGATACGGAATTAAACGTTCTGACATAAAGACCTTTTATTGACCAGTTTCTTTAATATTGTTTTCAATCACGAACTTACCCCAGACGCCAATTTGTTTGCCTATAAATTCACGGGCAACTTCAGGCGTACCGCCGACAATATCAATACCTTGTGCTTTGAACTTCGCAGCAACCGCAGGCGTTTTTAAGGCCTTATTCAAAGCCTTATTCATTGCATCTACTACAGCAGGTGGTGTTTTGCCGGGCGCCAAAACTGCCCACCAAGCTGGAGCGCTAAAGCCTGGGAAGCCGCTTTCAGAAATCGTTGGGACATTCGGTAGGGAAGGAGATCTTTTCGCTGTAGTAATCACTAAAGGAATGACGCCGCCACTATCCACGTGCGGCTTCACCAAAAACTCTGAACCTACAGCCAACTCAACTTGACCACCCAAAGCATCTTGCATCAAAGGGCCGCCACCACGATAAGGGATGTGGTTCCAATCAAAGCCCGCTTGTTTAGCAAGGCGCGCCATTGCTAAGTGTCCCAAGCTACCAATACCAATCGAACCATAGCTAAATTGTTTACCCGTCTTAGACATATCTACGAGCTGCTTAAAGCTAGTAATACCAGACTTCTTGCTCGCAACCAAAACCATTGGCGATGTACCAACCAAAATGACAGGGGCAATATCTTTAATGGTGTCGTACGGAAGCTTGTCTTTCAAACTTGGATTAACGCCATGGGTATCAAACACCACCGCAAAGGTGTAACCATCTGGATCAGAGCGGGTCATGGCTGAAGTACCAATCACGCCTGAGGCGCCGCCTATGTTCTCAACAATCACATTTTGCTTCAACTCAGCCTGCAAGGCCGGGGCCAATACGCGGGCAACCTGATCTACAGAACCACCAGGAGGAAATACCGCGATCAAGCGAATAGGCTTTTGAGTAGGCCAAGTACCCACCCCAGCAGTTTGAGCGCCAGCTATCGCACTAACCGCCAATAGGGCTAAAAATAGGGCTCTTTTGGCCGTTTTTGCTAAATACAGCATGGATTGTCTCCTTTTAATAAGACCTCAAGATTACCACCCCCTAGGCCTGTTTGCTCGATAATGTGAGGGTTGCTAAGTGAGAGAAACAATGAAGTCTATTTTGAATATTGCCGCCTATTTATTCGTCAGTCTTGATGGACTGCCAGAGTTGCGCTCCAAGATGCTCGATGAATGTAATAGTCGCCAACTAAAAGGGACCATCCTGTTAACTGGCGAAGGCATCAATATGTTTCTCGCCGGCAAAACTGATGAATTACGCGGATTCCTAGACTGGCTTCGTTTAGATCCTCGCTTTAAACCTCTCGAAGCAAAAGAGAGTTGGTCGGATGAGCAGCCATTCAAAAAGATGCTCATCAAACTCAAAAACGAAATTATTCGGATGAATCACCCAGCTATTCGTCCTGAAGAAGGTCGCGCGAATTTCATTACACCTAAAAAACTACAAGAGTGGCTTGACCGTGGTACGGACGACCTCGGGCGCCCAGTGGTTATGGTGGATACACGTAATGCCTTTGAAGTGGATTACGGTACCTTTGAAAACGCCCTTCATTTCAATATTGAAAAGTTCACAGAATTTCCAGCCGCTATCTCCGCACATAAAGAGGAATTAGCAGATAAAACTTTAGTCAGTTTTTGCACCGGAGGCATTCGTTGCGAAAAGTCTGGGCTGTATATGAGAGAAATTGGCATGCAGCATAGCTACCAATTAGAAGGTGGAATTCTCAAATACTTCGAGGAAGTAGGCTCTGCGCATTACAAAGGCAGTTGCTTTGTCTTTGATGAACGCGAAGCGTTGGAGCCAAACCTCGATGAGATTCCTGTAGAAGTTTCTGTGCGGAAAAAACTTAAAGCAGAAAAGTCTAGCTAATTAAATTAGGTGGACTTTCCGACCAAAGTCATGTGCTCCACAAAAGGGGGCTTCACAAAAAAAGGCCCCACGATAGCGCGCCAATCAGCAAATGCTTCTGAGCCTCGAAAATCAACAGTATGGTTTTCCAAGGTATCCCAGTAAATCAGCAATAAATAGCGCGAAGGGGATTCCACACTATGGTTCACCTTAAACCCCCGAAAGCCTTTGGCCTTTGAGATGACCGTCTCCACGCCCCGCAAAATAGCCTCTTCAAACTGCTCCTGCTTGGCTGGGTCGATTTCTAGGTCGCAATGTTCCAAAATCATGGGGTTTCCTTGGTCAAAAAAGATTCGCTATCAATAGTAAAATGTTTAAGCAACAACACATTAATACAAAATAATAAACTGGACTCGAGACATGTCAAAATCAAGCAATCGGCTAGTGCCGATTTTTTTATCATTCCTATTTGCAGCATGTAGCGCTCATGCGCAAACCACAGCCGCTAGCTACCCAGTTAAGCCAATTAAACTAATAGCCCCTGTAGCCGCCGGTGGTGGCTTAGATAATCTTGCGCGCGCAGTGGCTGAAAAACTATCTCGTTCAATTGGCCAAACAGTCGTTGTTGAAAATATGGGTGGCGGTGGTGGTTCTATTGCATCTCAAGCTACCGCAAAAGCACCTGCTGATGGCTACACCCTAATGATTGCCTATGTTGGCACCCATGGAACCAACCCAGCGGTTCGCAAATTACCTTATGACGCGATAAAAGATTTCACTCCCATCGGCATGATTGGCGCAACACCAAATGTGTTGATCATTAACCCAGAACTGCCAATTAAAAATTTTAAAGAGTTTGTTGATTACGCCAAAAAGAATCCTGCCAAACTCAGCTACGGATCAGCGGGCCCTGGAACTCTGACCCATTTGGGCATGGAGCAATTAAAACTGGCTGCAGGAATATTTATGGTGCACGTTCCTTATCGCGGCGTTGGCCCAGCATATACCGACCTTCTAGCGGGCCAGACACAGGCGATGTTCCCAACTCTATTTGCAGCGCTACCTTACATTAATACGAATCGCGTGCGAGGATTGGTTATTACTGGGGCTAAGCGCAGCCCAGCAGCACCGAACATTCCCACCTTTAAAGAACTTGGCTATAACGGCTTTGATGGTCAACAGTGGTACGGCTTAGTGGGACCAGCCAACTTACCGCCCGCCATTGTTACCAAGCTGAATATGGAGCTGAACAAAGTACTGGCATTACCTGAGTTCTCAGAAAAGATGACGAGCGAAGCAATGACTTTGATGCCAATGACGCCACCACAATTTGCCAACTACATCAAAGAAGATATTGCACGCTGGGCCAAAGTTGCCAAAGAACGCAATATTGAAATTGAATAAATTCTCAGTCTTACATTTACCTAAAAATACTCAACATAAATCATAGGAATTTTGATATGTCACACGCTATCGCCGCCGCAGCGGACCTGAATGCCCCACCAGTTACCAAAATATTGGCTGAATTTGTTACGGCTCACCCAAGCCAAGGATGGACGCCTGAGGTTGATCATGAAGCCCATCGCACTTTTTTAAATTGGCTTGGTTGCGCTATTGGCGCAGCAAACCATGAGAGCGTTGAATCCTCATTGGCAGCTATTCGTGAATTTCAGCCAGCACCGCAAGCCAGTATCTTGGGACGCAAAGACAAAGTCGATATGGGTGGCGCTGCCCTAATTAACGGCATCAGCTCACACACTTTTGACTTTGATGACACCCACCTCAAGACGGTTATTCACCCGGCAGGTCCAGTTGCCTCAGCCATCCTGGCGCTTGGTGAGCATATTGGCGCCAACGGACG
The window above is part of the Polynucleobacter sp. AP-Kolm-20A-A1 genome. Proteins encoded here:
- a CDS encoding antibiotic biosynthesis monooxygenase; translated protein: MILEHCDLEIDPAKQEQFEEAILRGVETVISKAKGFRGFKVNHSVESPSRYLLLIYWDTLENHTVDFRGSEAFADWRAIVGPFFVKPPFVEHMTLVGKST
- a CDS encoding class I SAM-dependent methyltransferase, which encodes MSQAKLLQWLEGEQECSAQWHSENGIAPHKKIQIADDTLTADIAYRLACEGTAMLYKGDFQNARQLLQALARRVDKPPKKSKRADRVEKDKIKSALDVFNLHRLSQSQRARILGMLLIQINPDHSIPLRRAPDVTQACLEAYGKQNESYVISLRELLGVISAHEWRKKGVQVLTRDDEEVRIHPHYGVFSPVRGEYIELVLKTPLPSAMKKESLAIDIGVGTGVLAVVLALRDIQKIIATDIDERAIVCAQDNIARLGLQSQIEIRKTHLFPPEKAALIVCNPPWLPARPSSSLEHAVYDPESQMLKGFLGNLKDHLLPNGEGWLILSDIAEHLGLRTREVLLDWIEQAGLTVLGRVDTKPTHHKVFDKTDALHAARSKEVTSLWRLGVK
- a CDS encoding HAD family hydrolase, with the protein product MSNASSPYQGIFFDLDGTLADTAPDLVAATNQLLVARNQSPKPYEFLRPYASAGARGLLEGAFGIAPDHADFIALRDEFFSNYEKALLVDSKLFDGIGHLLDQMDDAKLPWGIITNKSERFTNPLTELMGLRQRAVSTVSGDTTPYSKPHPEPILHAARVANIDPTKSIYVGDDIRDVIAGKAAGMKTVAAAYGYCGCKEPPEAWGADYLVDNPRDLLKIIFPNRE
- a CDS encoding tripartite tricarboxylate transporter substrate binding protein — encoded protein: MLYLAKTAKRALFLALLAVSAIAGAQTAGVGTWPTQKPIRLIAVFPPGGSVDQVARVLAPALQAELKQNVIVENIGGASGVIGTSAMTRSDPDGYTFAVVFDTHGVNPSLKDKLPYDTIKDIAPVILVGTSPMVLVASKKSGITSFKQLVDMSKTGKQFSYGSIGIGSLGHLAMARLAKQAGFDWNHIPYRGGGPLMQDALGGQVELAVGSEFLVKPHVDSGGVIPLVITTAKRSPSLPNVPTISESGFPGFSAPAWWAVLAPGKTPPAVVDAMNKALNKALKTPAVAAKFKAQGIDIVGGTPEVAREFIGKQIGVWGKFVIENNIKETGQ
- a CDS encoding tripartite tricarboxylate transporter substrate binding protein, which produces MSKSSNRLVPIFLSFLFAACSAHAQTTAASYPVKPIKLIAPVAAGGGLDNLARAVAEKLSRSIGQTVVVENMGGGGGSIASQATAKAPADGYTLMIAYVGTHGTNPAVRKLPYDAIKDFTPIGMIGATPNVLIINPELPIKNFKEFVDYAKKNPAKLSYGSAGPGTLTHLGMEQLKLAAGIFMVHVPYRGVGPAYTDLLAGQTQAMFPTLFAALPYINTNRVRGLVITGAKRSPAAPNIPTFKELGYNGFDGQQWYGLVGPANLPPAIVTKLNMELNKVLALPEFSEKMTSEAMTLMPMTPPQFANYIKEDIARWAKVAKERNIEIE
- the ompA gene encoding outer membrane protein OmpA encodes the protein MNKTLKVLLASVITVSATAAMASDNWENNSGLNWKNGDGTLCWRDNSWTPATAAKGCDGALTGGAASGVSQSKITLQADTLYDFNKSDLKPEGKATLDKIAADLKKIKLEVIIAVGNTDSVGTDAYNMALGQRRAQSVKTYLTSKGVDGSRIYTESKGKSNPVASNATAEGRAKNRRTDIEVVGTAAK
- a CDS encoding pirin family protein, yielding MIRNIQTIIPGIATSDGAGVKLRRSIGGQNQVRLDPFLMLDEFSSNDPNDYVAGFPAHPHRGFETVTYMLEGHMLHEDHLGNQGHLKTGGVQWMTAGRGIIHSEMPQQVSGAMRGFQLWINLPAKEKMKPAGYQDIQVEDIPKAALANGGSVKVIAGTYEYDGNVTAGPIQGITTAPLFLDVHLPPNAEFEHRIPKELNAFIYIYEGNLELGGPMREVPKQAAVVLGDGDRLKAKAGALGAQFIVLAALPLHEPIVQYGPFVMNTRTEIEQAIDDYQNNRFVIA
- the gyrA gene encoding DNA gyrase subunit A, which gives rise to MEQAAKETLPISLEDEMRRSYLDYAMSVIVGRALPDVRDGLKPVHRRVLFAMYELNNDWNRAYKKSARIVGDVIGKYHPHGDSAVYDTIVRMAQDFSLRYMLVDGQGNFGSVDGDNAAAMRYTEIRLRKIAHELLADLDKETVDFGPNYDGSEKEPLILPAKVPNLLINGSSGIAVGMATNIPPHNLDEVVTACLHVLHNPECTIDELIEIIPAPDFPTAGIIYGVQGVREGYRTGRGRVVMRAKTHFEDLDKGARQAIIVDELPYQVNKKNLLERIAELVNEKKVEGISDLRDESDKSGMRVVIELKRGEVPEVVLNNLYKSTQLQDNFGMNMVALVDNQPRLLNLKQMLEYFLQHRREVVTRRTIFELRKARDRGHVLEGLAVALANIDEFIAIIKAAANPVIAKQELMSKAWDSSMVREMLARAETDTPGGRNAYRPEGLLPEYGMQTTGLYRLSDSQAQEILQMRLQRLTGLEQDKIVNEYKEVMAEISDLLDLLAKPERVTQVIETELKEVQSEFGIAGGDTGRRSFIEMNATELFTEDLITPQDLVVTLSNTGYMKSQPLSEYRAQKRGGRGKQAAATKNEDWIETLFVANTHDTILCFSDRGRMYWLKVWEVPQGSRTSRGKPIVNMFPLIEGEKITVILPIKGYQDDQYVFMATSLGTVKKTRLSDFSNPRKAGIIAVDLNENDFLVGAAITDGQHDVMLFSDAGKAVRFDENDVRPMGRTARGVRGMNLGEGHQVIAMLVAPAEAAEGVEAAVVDANGIAIPSSVLTATENGYGKRTPIAEYTRHGRGTKGMIAIQTSERNGKVVAAALVSPEDQIMLITTGGVLVRTRVSEIREMGRATQGVTLINVDEGTRLSGLQRIAESDSDDDADDAEEGDVSADPATDSNDDTAGDA
- a CDS encoding carboxymuconolactone decarboxylase family protein — encoded protein: MSERLIPYQPMDLAEPAELVAAIRKRRGGQFINLDRMLLHSVPIAEGWNHFIGEIRNNLSLDPKLRELAMCGVAVLNGAEYEFFHHAPPFKKAGGTEEQVEGLRLIGQASFPKNLFSQVENDAADLTFQMTRNIKVDPELMKRLQKSLGNTDAVELVTVIAAYNMVSRFLIALDVNPEDHPPA
- the ubiG gene encoding bifunctional 2-polyprenyl-6-hydroxyphenol methylase/3-demethylubiquinol 3-O-methyltransferase UbiG, producing MNVDQSEIAKFSALAHRWWDPNSEFKPLHAINPLRLGWIKSFVNLEGKKVVDIGCGGGILAESISQSGAETTGIDLSEKALKVAELHALEVGANLTYRSISAEALADEQPEQYDVVTCMEMLEHVPDPASVVRACAKLCKPGGTLFFSTLNRSPKSYLFAIIGAEYVLKLLPKGTHEYAKFIKPSELVAFTRHAGLEMIGIKGLSYNPLTQVYSLNDDVDVNYMIAVKK
- a CDS encoding sulfurtransferase, with the protein product MKSILNIAAYLFVSLDGLPELRSKMLDECNSRQLKGTILLTGEGINMFLAGKTDELRGFLDWLRLDPRFKPLEAKESWSDEQPFKKMLIKLKNEIIRMNHPAIRPEEGRANFITPKKLQEWLDRGTDDLGRPVVMVDTRNAFEVDYGTFENALHFNIEKFTEFPAAISAHKEELADKTLVSFCTGGIRCEKSGLYMREIGMQHSYQLEGGILKYFEEVGSAHYKGSCFVFDEREALEPNLDEIPVEVSVRKKLKAEKSS